AAAAGAGATAAAGGAGTCAGCTATGGCAACTAGAGAAGAATGGGTGCGTCACTTTGAGGACGTCAATGGGCGTAAACCAAGTCCTGAGGAGTTTATGGAAGCTAAGAAAGAGGGCTTTGTCATTGCTTCGGAGGAACAAAGTGCCCCAGTGTCTGAGCAGGTTGAGGCTCAGCAGGTGGATAGTTCTGAAGCTACTGAAGAGGTGACAGCTGACTCAGTAGCAGATACGCAACCAGACGAGGCTCAGGTGGCATTAGAGGAGGAAGCTCCTAAGCCAATGCCTGAGTTGAATATGGAGAAAGAGCAAGAAAAAGAAACTCCAAAGACAAGTCAGATACCTTTGGAAAACCCTTATTACAAACCAAAAGTAACCAAGAACAATGCTTTTGTTAATATTGCTTTGCCAATTATTATCCTAGTTTTGGGGATTCTATTTGTCATTCTGTCTTGGACGCTTCCTTTCGGTTTTGTCTTTACTTTCCTTGCTTTCTTCCTTATCATTTTGGCTATTGTGACTTTGGTTTTGAGTCTGAAGTCAACACGCAAGGCACTATCTATTATTGCCCTAGTCATGTCAATCATCTTCTTCATGACTTCGCTTGCTGGAGCAGGCTATCAAGCAGTGAAATTTGTCATGAACCATGCTGAGCAGTTCCAAAGTGACGGTCACGATAGAGCTTATCTGTACATCGATGAGAATTATAAGTTTGACTGGACTGAGGATCAGTTTAAGGAGTTGAAGGTTGGTACTTTGACATTGGACGAGGTTTTGGACGCTCATGGTAAGGCGACTGATGCCGAGTATAGTGATGCTTACGAGGAAGATAAACCAGATTTACTAGACCTTACCTATAGAAAAGAAAATACAGATGGAAACAACTATGTTCGTTTGACTTTCGAGATAAAAGACGGTGTCTATGTTTTGAAATCTGCCTCAGCAACCTTCGACTATGATAAGGTCAAAGAAGTTGATGACTATCATAGCAACTGGACAAAAGATGACTATGAAAAGTTGTCTGTAGGTACACAAGCTGATTTGCTCAAGGGGACACGACTTTCTGAGGTGGTTGAAAAACACCCAGAGGCTAGCTTCACTTATCATGAAATGACACAAACTGAACAAGGCGATCTCACTCAGTCAGTGAGTCTTAGCTACCGTGATTATAATCCAGAAAGTGGTAAGGTAGATGCTGTTCGTTTGACCTTTGACTATGACAAACGTGAAAACGAGTACTTCTTGACAGACAAATCAGACGAATAAGACTACTTTTTAATTAATTCAAGCTCAGGGTTGCCTGGGCTTTTTAGTATCAACAAAAAGAGGATAAAATCTGGTATAATAGTATTGATTGATTTTTCAAGAAAGAAGTGTCACACATGAACATACAACAACTACGTTATGTCGTAGCCATTGCCAACAGCGGAACCTTCCGTGAGGCAGCCAGCAAGCTCTTTGTGAGTCAGCCTAG
Above is a window of Streptococcus salivarius DNA encoding:
- a CDS encoding CD20-like domain-containing protein gives rise to the protein MATREEWVRHFEDVNGRKPSPEEFMEAKKEGFVIASEEQSAPVSEQVEAQQVDSSEATEEVTADSVADTQPDEAQVALEEEAPKPMPELNMEKEQEKETPKTSQIPLENPYYKPKVTKNNAFVNIALPIIILVLGILFVILSWTLPFGFVFTFLAFFLIILAIVTLVLSLKSTRKALSIIALVMSIIFFMTSLAGAGYQAVKFVMNHAEQFQSDGHDRAYLYIDENYKFDWTEDQFKELKVGTLTLDEVLDAHGKATDAEYSDAYEEDKPDLLDLTYRKENTDGNNYVRLTFEIKDGVYVLKSASATFDYDKVKEVDDYHSNWTKDDYEKLSVGTQADLLKGTRLSEVVEKHPEASFTYHEMTQTEQGDLTQSVSLSYRDYNPESGKVDAVRLTFDYDKRENEYFLTDKSDE